In a single window of the Terriglobus roseus genome:
- a CDS encoding glycosyltransferase family 4 protein encodes MKILWVSPFFLHPTDRGGQIRTLGTLKELHKRHEVHFCALNASSNTEGPQRAGEYSTRSFAVPHDPIPRASLRILPQLFQAIFSPIPLAVSRYHSTALERVIAERLAEERYDSVVCDFLACAPNFREMEPAVLFQHNVETTIWQRHAEQTSSSLRRRFFGLQARKMAAYEAQICRRSRFVIAVSDIDASRMRNDFSVTRVASVSTGVDVDSLAPPPHADPVSDLIFSGSMDWLPNIDAMEFFLKEIFPLVQQELPRTTLTIAGRAPDERVLRAAEGVAGVTVTGSVPDMRPYLWGSKVSIIPLRIGGGTRLKVYESMAAGVPIVSTTIGAEGLTYTPGRDLLIGDTPQQFAQQCVRMLRDADDRAAVAGNAMRLVRDNFSWAAVTQEFEAILQQNRL; translated from the coding sequence GCGGCGGCCAGATACGGACACTCGGCACTCTTAAAGAGTTGCACAAACGTCATGAGGTCCACTTCTGCGCATTGAATGCTTCCAGTAACACGGAAGGACCACAGCGCGCCGGGGAGTACTCCACCCGATCCTTTGCAGTTCCTCATGATCCCATCCCGCGGGCTTCCCTTCGCATTCTGCCGCAACTCTTTCAGGCAATCTTCTCGCCGATACCACTCGCCGTCTCTCGATACCATTCCACCGCGCTGGAGCGGGTCATCGCCGAAAGACTGGCGGAAGAACGCTACGACTCAGTGGTATGCGACTTCCTGGCATGTGCCCCGAACTTCCGCGAGATGGAACCCGCTGTGCTATTTCAGCACAACGTAGAGACAACAATCTGGCAACGTCATGCGGAACAAACTTCATCGTCGCTTCGCCGACGCTTCTTCGGGTTGCAGGCCCGCAAGATGGCGGCGTATGAAGCACAAATCTGCCGTAGATCGCGGTTTGTCATCGCCGTCTCAGACATTGATGCGAGTCGCATGCGCAATGACTTCTCGGTCACTCGGGTCGCCAGCGTGTCGACCGGCGTGGACGTCGATTCGCTCGCGCCACCACCCCATGCTGACCCGGTCAGCGATCTGATCTTCTCAGGCTCGATGGACTGGCTGCCCAACATCGATGCGATGGAGTTTTTTCTGAAAGAGATCTTCCCGCTGGTGCAGCAGGAGCTACCCAGAACCACGCTGACCATCGCGGGGCGTGCGCCGGACGAGCGCGTCCTGCGCGCCGCAGAGGGAGTCGCAGGCGTCACCGTGACTGGCAGTGTCCCGGACATGCGCCCTTATCTTTGGGGATCGAAGGTTTCGATCATCCCCTTGCGTATCGGCGGCGGGACACGCCTTAAGGTCTACGAGAGCATGGCTGCGGGCGTGCCCATTGTCTCAACGACCATCGGAGCCGAGGGCCTTACGTATACTCCGGGTCGTGACCTTTTGATTGGCGATACTCCCCAGCAGTTCGCACAGCAGTGTGTGCGGATGTTACGCGATGCGGACGATCGTGCCGCAGTAGCCGGTAATGCCATGCGACTGGTCCGGGACAACTTCTCATGGGCCGCTGTCACCCAGGAGTTCGAAGCGATTCTGCAGCAAAATCGCCTATAG
- a CDS encoding glycosyltransferase, which yields MLSELKRRKLKVAVITDYFPTSVQPWAGHSAYQTLLRLAKQCDVEVFYPESVYPKVFTPRSRTYHSLDRTYEPPGLVTHYLPFWAMPVISRPLNGWLAARAVRKQVEAFAPDVILSYIVYPDGYAAVRVARRLHIPAVLTAIGSDLNRISGSLVKRMTRYALRRATAVVTVSRDLLVTARRLGARVERSEAILNGCDTQKFRPRDRLSARKTLDVPLNQQIVLYVGRLDLRKGLIELIEAMAALRQRRPKVHCYIVGEGADRTLLNDCVARCEMESHITFVPSCSTERVATWIAAADLLTLPSYKEGCPNVILESLCSGRPVVATNVGGIPELMDEASGRLVAPKKVDQLTRALDEVLSEHWNADALADKHHRNWQDVSDDLYAVLEKATGITDRS from the coding sequence ATGTTGAGCGAACTGAAGCGGCGAAAGCTGAAAGTGGCAGTCATTACCGATTACTTCCCAACCTCCGTGCAGCCGTGGGCCGGCCACTCTGCGTACCAGACGCTTCTAAGGCTTGCGAAGCAGTGTGATGTGGAAGTGTTTTACCCCGAATCGGTGTATCCCAAGGTCTTCACCCCACGGAGCCGGACTTACCATTCGCTGGACCGGACCTATGAACCACCTGGCTTGGTCACACACTATCTTCCGTTCTGGGCGATGCCTGTGATCTCCCGTCCTTTGAACGGATGGCTCGCGGCTCGCGCCGTTCGCAAACAAGTGGAAGCGTTTGCACCGGATGTCATCCTGAGCTACATCGTCTATCCGGACGGGTATGCCGCAGTCCGAGTCGCCAGGCGCCTCCACATTCCTGCCGTACTCACGGCGATCGGCTCTGACCTGAACCGCATCAGCGGTTCGCTTGTGAAGCGCATGACACGCTACGCACTGCGCAGGGCGACGGCGGTTGTAACCGTCAGTCGTGATTTACTCGTGACGGCTCGGCGCCTGGGCGCACGGGTCGAGCGCAGCGAAGCCATCCTGAACGGATGCGACACCCAGAAATTCAGGCCAAGGGATCGCCTCTCCGCACGCAAGACGCTGGATGTACCGCTCAACCAGCAGATCGTGCTGTACGTCGGCCGGCTTGACCTCCGCAAGGGCCTCATCGAACTCATCGAGGCAATGGCAGCCCTGCGCCAGCGCCGGCCCAAAGTGCACTGCTACATCGTGGGCGAAGGAGCGGATCGTACCCTGCTGAACGATTGCGTGGCGCGCTGTGAGATGGAATCGCACATCACCTTCGTCCCATCCTGCTCGACCGAACGCGTTGCGACCTGGATCGCCGCTGCAGACCTGCTCACCTTGCCTTCGTATAAAGAAGGCTGCCCGAATGTGATCCTGGAGAGTCTCTGCTCCGGCCGGCCAGTGGTTGCGACGAACGTGGGCGGCATCCCCGAGCTCATGGACGAGGCGAGTGGCAGGCTCGTCGCACCGAAGAAAGTGGATCAGCTTACCCGGGCGCTCGATGAAGTCCTATCGGAGCATTGGAACGCGGACGCATTGGCGGACAAACACCATAGGAACTGGCAGGATGTCAGCGATGACCTGTATGCAGTGCTGGAAAAGGCGACCGGAATAACCGACCGCTCCTAA
- a CDS encoding sigma-54-dependent transcriptional regulator: MTLLNPAKRPFLSPSSTFASSFFGRTLHMQQIRRNLELLAQTDLPVLLEGESGTGKDVVAELLHLQSKNSDRLAKLSCVSREEITTVLDDLLEASSAESELATLLRDGGTVLLDGIHELDLTSQSKLLIILNQHDTRPSGGRFVRVISTTTVDLQGLIDAGKFRIDLLYRINAVKVILPPLRERSEDIRGLVEFFLEKHSRETMRPRPILSQDVMQMMEGYFWPGNIRQMDNLLRNFVLMGSEELITRELMDSKNGLTRNWALDQVDVSHPVALKEITRQVTQDLERQIILKVLQANGWNRQKTAKWLSISYRSLLYKLSDYGASQHNESNVHTIPSSALHAANY, from the coding sequence ATGACACTTCTGAACCCTGCAAAGCGGCCCTTTCTCTCGCCTTCGTCGACGTTTGCGAGTTCGTTTTTCGGCCGCACGCTCCATATGCAACAGATCAGGCGGAACCTCGAACTTCTCGCGCAGACGGATCTTCCGGTGCTGCTTGAAGGTGAGAGCGGAACCGGCAAGGATGTTGTAGCTGAACTGCTTCATCTGCAGTCCAAGAATTCGGATCGCCTCGCCAAGCTGAGTTGCGTCTCCCGGGAAGAGATCACAACAGTACTAGACGATTTGCTCGAAGCTAGTTCAGCGGAATCGGAACTGGCGACATTGCTCCGTGACGGTGGCACCGTGCTGTTGGATGGTATCCACGAATTGGATCTGACATCACAGTCGAAGCTTCTCATCATACTGAATCAGCACGATACGAGGCCTTCCGGCGGGCGGTTTGTGCGGGTGATCTCCACGACCACTGTGGATTTGCAGGGCTTGATTGACGCAGGCAAATTCAGAATTGATTTGCTCTATCGCATCAATGCGGTCAAGGTCATTCTGCCACCTCTTCGAGAGCGGTCAGAGGATATCCGTGGCCTGGTCGAATTCTTTCTTGAGAAGCACTCACGCGAAACCATGCGGCCGCGACCGATTCTTTCCCAGGACGTGATGCAGATGATGGAGGGATACTTTTGGCCGGGAAACATACGCCAGATGGATAACCTGCTCCGGAACTTCGTGCTCATGGGGTCCGAAGAACTCATCACGCGTGAGCTTATGGATTCAAAGAATGGTCTGACTCGCAACTGGGCACTGGATCAGGTGGACGTGAGCCACCCTGTCGCGTTGAAAGAAATCACGCGGCAAGTCACGCAGGATCTCGAGCGTCAGATCATTCTGAAGGTTCTGCAGGCGAACGGCTGGAACCGGCAGAAGACGGCGAAGTGGCTCAGCATCAGCTACCGCTCGTTGCTGTACAAGCTAAGCGACTACGGTGCTTCGCAGCATAACGAGTCCAACGTGCATACGATTCCTTCCAGCGCCCTTCACGCCGCGAACTATTAG